A single window of Nicotiana tomentosiformis chromosome 1, ASM39032v3, whole genome shotgun sequence DNA harbors:
- the LOC104121694 gene encoding uncharacterized protein → MSFACCVPVIECVYCLACVRWVWKKFLYTAGRESENWGLAIASEFEPVPRFCRYIIAVYEDDIRNPIWTPPGGYGIDPDWVIVKKNHEDTQGRVSPYLIYVDHENADIVVAIRGLNLAKESDFLVLLDDKLGQAEFDGGYVHNGLLKAAQWVWEAESQILRELVERYPDYILTFAGHSLGAGVVTLLTMLAVKNREKLGFLERKRIRCFAIAPARCVSLNLAVRYADIINSIVLQDDFLPRTTVALEHAFKSLFCFPCLMCIMCLKDTFTLEEKMLKDPRRLYAPGRLYHIIVRKPFSFANIRPIVRTAIPVDGRFEHIVLSCNMTSDHAIIRILTESQRTIDSMLERHQIAESMNFPVQQRMERQASLAKEHMEEHKAALQRAVALDVPQAYSPSAYGTFRDIEEGQDFEKPGESSLTISKKRRESWDDLAGRLFLHR, encoded by the exons ATGTCATTTGCCTGTTGTGTTCCAGTTATTGAATGTGTATACTGTTTAGCTTGCGTTCGTTGGGTGTGGAAGAAGTTCCTTTATACCGCTGGCCGTGAGAGTGAAAATTGGGGACTTGCTATTGCTAGTGAGTTTGAGCCAGTGCCACGGTTTTGTCGATATATTATAGCTGTATATGAGGATGATATTAGAAACCCCATATGGACTCCCCCTGGAGGGTATGGTATTGATCCTGATTGGGTTATTGTAAAGAAAAATCATGAAGATACTCAAGGGAGGGTATCTCCTTATTTGATCTATGTTGATCATGAGAATGCCGATATAGTTGTAGCAATTAGGGGTCTTAATTTGGCTAAGGAAAGTGATTTTTTGGTCCTACTTGATGATAAACTCGGGCAAGCTGAATTTGATGGGGGTTATGTTCATAATGGTTTGTTGAAGGCAGCTCAATGGGTTTGGGAAGCAGAATCACAAATTTTAAGGGAATTAGTGGAGAGGTATCCGGATTATATCTTGACATTTGCTGGCCATTCTTTAGGGGCGGGGGTGGTGACACTATTGACAATGTTGGCTGTGAAGAACAGAGAAAAGTTGGGGTTCTTAGAGAGAAAAAGGATCAGATGCTTTGCAATTGCTCCTGCAAGGTGTGTCTCGCTGAATTTGGCTGTGAGATATGCGGATATCATAAATTCTATTGTGCTTCAG GACGATTTCTTACCTCGGACTACTGTAGCATTGGAACATGCTTTCAAGTCACTTTTCTG TTTCCCGTGCTTGATGTGCATAATGTGCCTGAAGGATACATTCACCCTGGAGGAGAAAATGCTAAAAGATCCAAGACGCCTTTATGCTCCTGGTCGTCTTTATCACATTATTGTCAGGAAGCCCTTCAG CTTTGCTAATATTAGACCCATTGTGAGGACTGCTATACCTGTTGATGGACGGTTTGAGCACATAGTTCTCTCTTGCAACATGACATCTGATCATGCCATTATTCGGATATTGACAGAATCACAAAGAACAATTGAT TCGATGTTGGAGAGGCATCAAATTGCAGAATCTATGAATTTCCCTGTGCAGCAGAGAATGGAGCGACAGGCATCTCTCGCTAAGGAACACATGGAGGAACACAAGGCTGCATTGCAGAGGGCAGTTGCACTGGATGTTCCCCAAGCATATTCTCCTTCTGCATACGGAACTTTCCGTGACATAGAGGAAGGGCAGGATTTTGAAAAACCAGGGGAGTCATCTCTCACAATTTCCAAAAAGAGGAGAGAAAGCTGGGATGATTTAGCAGGGCGTCTTTTTTTACACAGATGA